The Oreochromis niloticus isolate F11D_XX linkage group LG4, O_niloticus_UMD_NMBU, whole genome shotgun sequence DNA segment AGTCGTGACAGTACGACGCGACCACAAGATGGATCCAGCAGCTTTGTCTGGGGAGAGTGACCTCGCACGCATCCAACGCCTGATGGACTGGGTAACCCACACCACCAACGCAAGGGCGAAAGTGGTGGGGTTAAAAGCCATCGAGGCGATCCTGGAAGGAAATCCCTACCTCTGCCAGCTCAAGGGAGTTTCGGACTTAATTTGCAACCTGCATAAAGCCCGGGAGGTGGTGCATGCTCGCGAGTCCACAGACTTTATCCAGCAGCAGTGGACTACGGCCATCCCGGAACAGTCGCGTCAGCTTCCCCTGCTGGAGGTTTTGCCCGGCCCGCCGGATGTGGTTTTGCCCGGCCCGTCGGAGCCGTCCGCAGGGAGGAAGCGACGATCACGCCACCGGCGCGTCACCCCACAGCCGGATATTGGGACTTCAGAACTGCTGGCTGTGGTGAGTGAGAAGGaccctttttctgttttggactGTGGGACAGTTTATTCAGGGGCTTTGTTTTGTGCAGCAGATAACAAGGAGAACTGTTTGCTGCCTGTTCATTCTCCTGCTCAGCAGTCTTTACCTCGTTTAGCTGCCCAGCCGCAAGCTCGTTTAGCTGCCCAGCAGCATTCAGCTCAACCTCCGGTATCCCCGCTAGCCCTGTCATCTATGCAATCTCCATCTTCACCGACTCCCTCTATACGGGAGGCTGTGTCTGTGCCTCCCATTTTGGACTCTTTTTCTAGTATGTATTTTttgcagagagacaaacacGTTAAAAATGTAATCGTTCCTCAACAGCTGGCTAGTTtagagcccgtccagcctcctgcctcgccagctggagggcccgaggagcccatCCAGCCACCAGCTGTAGCCTCatcatcctcgccagctgcagcttcTTCCACGCCGCCAGCAGCAGCCTCCTCATCTGCTTCAGcgcagcctgcagcagcagcttcatccatgccgcctgcagcagcctcctcatctgcttcatccacgcctgcagcagcttcatccacgcctgcagcagcttcatccacgcctgcagcagCCGCAGCAGcctcatccacgcctgcagcagCCGCAACCTCCTCATCCGCttcgcctgcagcagcctcctcatccgcttcgcctgcagcagcctccgCATCCGCTTCGCCTGCAGCAGCCGCAGCCTCCTCATCCGCATCCGCttcgcctgcagcagcctccgCCTCCGCCTCATCCGCttcgcctgcagcagcctccaCCTCAGCCTCATCCGCttcgcctgcagcagcctccgCCTCAGCCTCATCCGCTTCGCCTGATCCAGCCTCCGCCTCAGCCTCATCGGCATCGCCTGATCCAGCCTCCGCCTCAGCCTCATCGGCATCACCTGCAGTGGCCTCCTCTTCAGCTTTGTCTTCGCCTGCAGTGGCCTCCTCTTCAGCTTTGTCTTCGCCTGCAGTGGCCTCCTCTTCAGCTTCGCCTTCGCCTGCAGTGGCCTCCTCTTCAGCTTCGCCTTCGCCTGGTCCAACCTCCGTGTCTCCCCCCTCGcccgctgcagcagcagcttcagcatcCTCATCGcccgctgcagcagcagcttcagcatcCTCATCGcccgctgcagcagcagcttcagcagcgTCCTCATCGcccgctgcagcagcagcttcagcagcgTCCTCATCGcccgctgcagcagcagcagcatcctcATCGcccgctgcagcagcagcttcagcttcaCCTGGTCCGGACTCTGCTCCAGCTTCAGCCTCATCCTTCTCCTCATCCTTGCCTGGTTCTGCTGCTGGCACGCCGCCATCCGGTCCGTGTCTAGCGCCTCATCATCACCGGCCGTTTTCTAGGCTGCCGGCTGGTGATTATCGCTGTCGTGGACGCCCTCCTGAACGGGGTTGCCGCCACCGCCGCCttccgcgtggccggcctccggacttcTGTGGCGGCAgaagtccggaggccggccacgcggaaGGCGGCGGTGGCGGCAgaagtccggaggccggccacgcggaaGGCGGCGGTGGCGGCAGAAGTCCAgaggccggccacgcggaaGGCGGCGGTGGCGACAACCCCATTCAGGAGGGCGTTCAGGAGGGCGTCCACGACGGCGATAATCACCAGCCTTCTTCATCTGCTATCTCTGTATATCTCTCGGTGTCATTACGTTAtctggtttgtttgttagttttacccagtttaggtttatgttCAGTTCTGCCCTCACCTTTGTTATTTTTCGCTGTAAATAAAGCTCCACTCGCATCTCCACTGCCATCTGCATCTTGGATCCTCATTCATTCAaccacacgactgctgccccagtcgTGACACTGGCTAGATGTTGAACAGGCACtatgcaataatctagagatttcagacctaccatttatcagctcaaacatcaaaagacatgaatgctttaaaagcatcaacatcagctcttctctgacagcatggtgggagtttctaaagataacagagtcttcattaatcccatgcaaacatacacctatctggaacagcCCTGACATATtgcaaaacaataatatgataaactttccaGAATGGAGTggtaaaagaatcaaatacttagaacatatattagaaggaacagactttattccgtttgacagactagttatacaatatgggatcaacaagaaaagatttttagaatatcaacaaattaaatccatagtaaaaaagaaatttaaccTCTGCCAAgttgaattacaaacaccaccaagcgTGGTACATTTTCTTACTCCCCAAATTAttgtctaaaatatacagaacactttctaaaatagatgaatcaatatcccttcctgtctgtgaaggttctcagtcatccaggtcatcgtagtcaaaggagtttgcaaagaaaagcgtctggacttctttaagttgcttgaagacgtttcacctctcatccgaggagcttcttcagttctaaggtcaaatggccgagagtcccagatttaaacccagtgggagtatccccccaaagagagacaaaggaccccctggtgatcctctaatcacatgagccaaggtgtgaaagcgggtgtgggatctaatcagccagggtttcgggtgagctcattgtgaaacctggccccaccttgtcatgtgaattcctgaggtcagatagCCCAGGATTTGAGTGgacgttaaggcgtctggggagggaactcaaaactggattatagatggcagacagttggtgtcgtaaaccaccgcctctgttcaaagatagtcgctcacagtggacatagatggcttgaAAGAGGAGttaaagaggccatctatgtccactgtgagcgaccatctttgaacagaggcggtggtttacgacaccaactgtgattagaggatcaccagggggtcctttgtctctctttggggggatactcccactgggtttaaatctgggactctcggccatttgaccttagaactgaagaagcttctcggatgagaggaaacatcttcaagcaacttaaagaagtccagacgcttttctttgcaaatatCCCTTGCTATTGCaaagtgggaagcagatttatcagtcAGCTTAGACcgaaacttctggtctcaggtatacttaaaaacctttaaattgattagaaatcccagtctgcaattaatacaatacaaaatactacatagagtgcactatacaggtcatcggatgttccagatgggctttacatcttccaacaactgctgtcaaggcaatacaccagacaattacatccacgctctttggttctgtccaccagttcggAAGTTTTGGCACgggatatgtgaagacttatctgaaatgtaaaattccaacctcccctttagtgtgttttttGGGAAAACTGGATGATGTCACTACAGAAACTAATACAGTCCacatggttttcactgccctttgcattgccaagaaaacggtcctcatgaacttgaaaaataaaaaataatcttaattctagcCAATATAgaaaccatctaatagatcacattagcctcgatacagcctctgccaccacattagATCAAtccctctgggctcctttgatcggctccatcacctagcgggggtggggggtcgtggtttggtcctgccttcgctattgtggttgatgtggaggttgggacAAGCTTAGGGCGTCTGGAGAATCCCTAGGgacgttatccctggagggctTAACCCgggggttgtggtcataacatggttagtggctctggttgctcttagagggtgttttcctcgtggctgcgtgcagcagggctgggggagggtctgtgctggcagacgtaggttactggcctggtagcctggcttcCCCTGAGTGGATCCGAGGCAGGCTtgggggcttggggttcgggggtgcTTCGCCCTCGTGCtagggctctggctgggccttgggggcttcggtcctcgttggtgtgtcgccgaggttgtgggcgggtgggtgcacgggggctcagccctggcacagggggcctctggtgcatccgcctaactggggggctcttcacttttattccacaacttagacatccacatcaCTCACagtctcataacacatacatatagggccttgagggtgggCACGTTAACGGTGTCCAGAGGacagtctgtgtattcaaccccaCCTCTGGcaccggtgcccacctctcaattttaaatccatgtagacattgagggttctcgggaggggccatgctaacacctgctgttctctggcagcagcaccatgccctcgattgttttaaatgcattttagaacaacacgcagcaacactacacatgagcgggaggagggaggtatggggtcttcacacacccccgttctctgctgGCCATCAGGgtgggggggctgggaggaggtgttggccgtccgattgggATCTGGGATGcagggcctccctgctgctgcggagccggggcggtctgcttgcctccaccccgggggaaagggtaacatctcctgggtctaggtgccgtttccccctctggggacgagggtacctggacctggggtatagagtttgtttggggagtgtgattgtgtgtacagtgtccattTGTGTCTATCtttacgttgggtgagtgctgagtatttgtatatgtgtgcatgagggtgggaatgcatgtttgtgtctgtgtgtgcctgtttgtctgtgtctatatgtcaggtcgggtcttagactccacctctctgagaactcccaggccctccaaagtatggaggcctatctcccctcaccacactccctgccggtgactgatgccctcaggggtcggtgcgttggtggttcttggtgtccggggctgggcgctcaggtatgtaccagctcactcccggtggctacttggcagGGCCTGGCGCCTGttgctcggtcaggcctctttcGGGGCgtagggggccctcgggcctccggcctctgggcctgcggctcggttcactctggcacagctggctgccggcagagccggcgggcacgccagtgcagccccctctggcttctcctctgtggctgctgggtgacccctcgtccGGGgttctcctcagctcttcccaggagggtggcacggatgcccctccggtggtcctccttgggctctcgcactctggggcctctgaatgtctggggcctggatctcctccatgcctgcttcatgccctggggaacggggctatggctccctacaccctctagcagaccgttacatggggaaaccttttgaatacaagcgcgctgatccacacaggtgtgcacacaggtgttca contains these protein-coding regions:
- the LOC112846661 gene encoding trichohyalin-like, with translation MAACQQQNQARMRRRMRLKLEQSPDQVKLKLLLQRAMRMLLLLQRAMRTLLKLLLQRAMRTLLKLLLQRAMRMLKLLLQRAMRMLKLLLQRARGETRRLDQAKAKLKRRPLQAKTKLKRRPLQAKTKLKRRPLQVMPMRLRRRLDQAMPMRLRRRLDQAKRMRLRRRLLQAKRMRLRWRLLQAKRMRRRRRLLQAKRMRMRRLRLLQAKRMRRLLQAKRMRRLLQAKRMRRLRLLQAWMRLLRLLQAWMKLLQAWMKLLQAWMKQMRRLLQAAWMKLLLQAALKQMRRLLLAAWKKLQLARMMRLQLVAGWAPRALQLARQEAGRALN